Proteins encoded within one genomic window of Procambarus clarkii isolate CNS0578487 chromosome 31, FALCON_Pclarkii_2.0, whole genome shotgun sequence:
- the LOC123758916 gene encoding uncharacterized protein T25E4.2-like, which produces MTVVFTFATGVCLWVLQKAWAWVSGRRSPDLLSRVFYIWGVLLENEPTGPPATINGKMLVGWWLVGCLVLATAYRSSLVAHLSVQSKNKPINTLADILNQKGWSWGARLMKGTTFLYFNQSTDPVLVKIHQKYEIYNNIQDAAKRVLAGRFSYIAYKTDILNEIAPLYVDKYGNTPLYFSTTEYNLFGGNAWGFRQGAPIIGQIRKMKQRMIEAGLIDYWLQDLYHAENKHIRETLGKNITVHIKIEDKQVLGMDHLQSAFYLWLLGCTAAFLALLVEKFAHCQVNLRPSQQ; this is translated from the exons atgacggtggtgttcaCCTTCGCCACGGGCGTGTGTCTGTGGGTGCTGCAGAAGGCGTGGGCGTGGGTGTCAGGGAGGCGGAGCCCAGACCTCCTCTCTCGGGTCTTCTACATCTGGGGCGTCCTACTGGAGAACGAGCCCACCGGCCCGCCCGCCACCATCAACGGCAAG ATGTTGGTTGGTTGGTGGCTGGTAGGGTGCCTGGTGCTGGCCACCGCCTACCGCTCCTCCCTCGTCGCCCACCTCTCCGTCCAGAGCAAGAACAAgcccatcaacacactggcagacatTCTCAACCAGAAGGGCTGGTCCTGGGGAGCTCGACTCATGAAGGGAACAACATTCCTCTATTTCAACCAAAGTACCGATCCGGTCCTCGTCAAAATACACCAGAAATATGAG ATCTATAATAACATACAAGATGCTGCGAAGCGGGTGTTAGCCGGTCGTTTCTCGTACATAGCCTACAAGACGGACATCCTCAACGAGATAGCCCCGCTCTACGTGGACAAGTACGGTAACACGCCCCTCTACTTCAGCACCACAGAGTATAACCTCTTCGGTGGGAACGCTTGGGGCTTCAGGCAA GGCGCTCCGATTATCGGCCAAATCAGGAagatgaaacagaggatgatcgaGGCTGGTCTGATCGACTACTGGCTTCAGGACCTGTATCACGCAGAGAACAAACACATCAGAGAAACACTCGGGAAGAACATTACAGTGCACATTAAG ATTGAAGACAAACAAGTGTTGGGAATGGACCACCTCCAGAGCGCCTTCTATCTCTGGTTACTAGGCTGCACGGCAGCTTTCCTCGCCTTACTGGTGGAGAAGTTTGCCCACTGCCAAGTCAACCTTCGACCATCGCAGCAGTGA